A region of the Hemicordylus capensis ecotype Gifberg chromosome 9, rHemCap1.1.pri, whole genome shotgun sequence genome:
GGCCGTCGTGGTGATCGTTGCCGTCTGGCTGCTCAGCAGCGTCTCGAGCATCGTCTTCATCGTCTACGAGAGCAACGCCGTCATCCTGACGGTCGTGGTGTTCTTCCTCTCCATGATCATCCTCATTGTGGGGCTCTACATCCACATGTTCACCCTGGCTCACCAGCACGCCCGCAGGATCTCCAGCATGCAGAGGAAGCCTCCCGCCACTCACTTCACCAGCATGAAAGGGGCCGTCACCCTCACCATTCTGCTGGGGGTCTTCTTCATCTGCTGGGGACCCTTCTTCCTCCACCTGATCCTCATCATCACCTGCCCCAAACACCCCACCTGCCGCTGCTATTTCAGATACTTCAACCTCTATCTCATCCTTGTCATCTGCAACTCTGTGGTGGACCCAGTCATTTATGCCTACCGGAGCCAGGAACTCAGGAAAACTTTGAAAGAGATGGTGTGGTGTTGTTGGTAAAGGAGGGAAGAGAAGCTGGGCGGAGGATGCAAaaggtgccggggggggggggcttccacgCCCCTCAGAGGTAACAGAGGGGGCCCCAGGCACTGGGCTAGTCAGGGAGCTGAAGTGCTCCTCCGAGAAAGCACCCGAGGCTCAGATCCCACACCCGTCGCAGGCAGGAAACAAACCGGTGGATGCCATCTTTTGTCTTCTGATGATCTTCAGGCTCGAGGCACAGTCCGATGCTGCTGCTGACCtcgctgttgcttccctgccgGTGTCTGAGGCAACCCgctcttccagctgctgttgggctacaatccccatcaaccctgactattgctCACTGAGCCCCGGGATCAtgagagttgtaggtcaacagcagctgcagggtcCAAGTTATGTGCACCTCCAGGAGGAGAGAGCTCAGATTCCAGGCCCACAGACATAAAGAGCTGTTTCTGGTAATGTGAACAAA
Encoded here:
- the MC1R gene encoding melanocyte-stimulating hormone receptor → MSVPTSLPMLAASNATAEPPAGNRTNGTSSGDQQVLIPHELFLTLGVMSFVENLLVIAAITRNHNLHSPMYYFICCLAVSDMLVSVSNLGETLFILLIEHGLLVVELNMVKCVDYAMDMLICSSLMSSISFLGIIAIDRYITIFYALRYHSIMTAQRAVVVIVAVWLLSSVSSIVFIVYESNAVILTVVVFFLSMIILIVGLYIHMFTLAHQHARRISSMQRKPPATHFTSMKGAVTLTILLGVFFICWGPFFLHLILIITCPKHPTCRCYFRYFNLYLILVICNSVVDPVIYAYRSQELRKTLKEMVWCCW